In a single window of the Zea mays cultivar B73 chromosome 5, Zm-B73-REFERENCE-NAM-5.0, whole genome shotgun sequence genome:
- the LOC100276201 gene encoding uncharacterized protein LOC100276201 precursor gives MRRQLKCVGLLLLLSLLLPALSPVVVVATARRELLPLMATGDEGRPQDVSSSGTWMPPGAAEEAVVRRKDEAMKTNGRRFRRTSSWNWKKMPAAASQVSFGGRIPFTADYHSVHRHPPTHN, from the exons ATGCGGCGGCAGTTGAAGTGCGTcggcctgctgctcctgctgagcctCCTGCTGCCCGCGCTCAgccccgtcgtcgtcgtcgccaccgCGCGCAGAG AGCTGCTGCCGCTAATGGCCACCGGCGACGAAGGGCGGCCGCAAGACGTGAGCAGCTCAGGAACTTGGATGCCACCGGGAGCCGCGGAGGAGGCGGTCGTCAGGAGGAAGGACGAGGCGATGAAGACGAACGGCCGTCGTTTTAGAAGAACCAGCAGCTGGAACTGGAAGAAGATGCCTGCCGCTGCCTCGCaggttagcttcggtggccggatACCCTTCACCGCCGACTACCACTCCGTCCACAGGCACCCGCCCACGCACAACTAG